The segment TCCCCATCGACTGTGGCGGCCGCTCCGTGACCACCGCGTCACGACCGCGTCAACGGCGAGGGGGGTCAGGTGCGGGCGTCCTCGGCAACGGCTCGTCGCACCGTACGCAGTGTTGACCGGAGGCTGTCCAGATCGGTCGAGCCCAGAGCGAGGCGGATCGCCTGCGGTGTGTGCGTCGTGGTGGTGAACGGCTCGGCCGTGGCGACCGAGATGTTCTGACGGGCGAGGGCGGCGGTCAGGCGGTCGGCGCGGGCGTCGTCGGGGAGTGGCAGCCAGGTGAAGTAGGAGGCGGGGTGGCCGATGAGTGGTAGGCCTGCCAGCTCTTCTCGGGCGAGGGCTTGGCGGGTCCTGGCGTCGTGTCGTTTCTGCGCTTCCAGGTGGTCCACCGTGCCGTCGTCGAGCCAGCGGCAGGCGATCGCGGTGGTGAGGGCCGGGGTGTTCCAGGTGGTCGCCCGGATCGCGCGTTCTAGCGAGGGCACCGCGGATGGCGGGGCGACGACGAAGCCGACCCGCAGGCCAGTGGCGATGTTCTTGGACAGTCCCGAGACGTAGACGGTGATGTCCGGCGCGTTCGCGGCCAGCGGCGGGGGAGGGTCCTGGACCAGGTACGCGTAGGAGGCGTCTTCGATGATGAGCGGGCCGTGCTGTCGGGCGATCTCGATCAGGCGGGTCCGGTCGGTCGCCGGCATGACCCAGCCCAGCGGGTTGTGCAGGGTGGGCATGGTGTAGATCGCGCGCACCGGGCGGGTCGCGCACAGCTTCTCCAGGGCATCGAGATCGGGCCCGGTGGCGGTCGCGGGGATGGGTGCCAGGTCGAGATGAAAGGCATGCGCGAGCACCTTGAAACCCGGGTAGGTGAGTGCGTCGACCGCGACGACGTCGCCGGCGTTGAGCGCGGCCATCACGGTGACGGCCAGGCCGTGCTGCGCACCGCTGACGATGAGGACCTGGTCAGGATCAGTGGTGATTCCCCGACGCCTCAGGTGCCGGGCGATCGAGGCTCTGTCCTGGGGGCGCCCTCGATGCGGCTGGTAGCGCAGCAGCGAGTCGAGATCACCGGAGGTGGCCACCTCCCGCAGGGCGTGGCGAAGGAGATCGGCCTGCCCGGGCAGCGACGGATAGTTGAAGTTGAGGTCGACCGCATCCGTGGCGACGACCTGCTGATCGATGCCTTGACCGGCGGGAACCGCGATGTCACGAACGAACGTGCCGCGGCCCTGTTCCCGGCTCACCAGGCCCATCGCATCCAGCTCGGCGTACACCCGGGTCGCGGTCACCACGGCGATGCCCTCACGGGCGGCGAGCCCACGGTGTGTCGGGAGCCGCACACCCGCGGCGAGCCGCCCGGTCCGGATGTCGGATGCGAGCGCGTCGACCAGCGTTTTGTACCGAGGGGCTGCCATGCCCCGGATTGTACGCATGACAATTCTTTGACTGTCCTGTTCGTGGGTCCTTACGGTCAAGACTCATCTACGCGGAAGGACAGCCGCCATGCACATCGCCATCCTCACCTTCGAGGGCTACAACGAGCTCGACTCCCTGATCGCGCTCGGCGTGCTCAACCGCATCAAGAGCGACGACTGGCGCGTCACCATCGCCACCCCCAGCCCCAAGGTGACGTCGATGAACGGGGTGGTCATCGAGCAGATGTCCACTCTGGAGGAGGCCTGCGCCGCTGACGCGGTCATCGTCGGCAGCGGCATCGCCACCCGCGAGGTCGTCGAGGACCCGGCGATCATGAACATCCTGCGCCGCCTGGACCCCTCGCGCCAGCTCATCGCCGCCCAGTGCTCCGGCGCTCTCGTCCTGGCCAGGCTCGGCCTGCTCCACGACATCCCCGCCTGCACCGACCTCATCACCAAGCCCTGGGTCGTCGCCGCCGGCGTCGAGGTACTCAACCAGCCCTTCTACGCCAAGGAAAACGTCGCCACCGCCGGCGGCTGCCTGGCCTCGCACTACCTCGCCGCCTGGATCATCGCCCGCCTCCAGGGCAACGCCGCCGCCGAAAGCGCGCTGCACTATGTCGCCCCGGTCGGCGAGAAGGAGGAGTACGTCGAGCGTGCCTGGCGCAACATCACCCCGTACCTGCCCGCTCCCGTGGCTGGGCCCCGGTCCGGCGGGGTGCGGACCGGGGCTGGTGGGCGGTAGGTCAGAGGGTGGCTTGGGCGGCCTCTTCGATGAGGCGGGCGGTGATGCCCGGGTGGCTGATCATGGCGACGTGGGACGAGGTCGGCACTTCGACGACCTTGCGGAAGTTCGCACGGCTGTACATCCAGCGTTCGGCCGCGGGCGGAATCGCCTTGTCCCGGCCGGCAACCAGCCCCCACGACGGGATCGTCCGCCACGCGGCGGCCTGGGTCGGGTAGGTGAAGGAGTCCGCGTCGAAGGGCCGCTGGGTGGCCTGAAGGAGTCGGAACGTAGCTGTGGACACGTCGGCGGCGAAGGCTGCCTGGCCGTCCTTGCTCAGGTACAGGTCGGTTCCGGTGGTGCCGTCGGGCTTCGTGTAGGGGACCGGCACGCTCACGGGCAGGACCTCGCTGCCTGGGAACTTGCCGATGAGCTCGCCCTGGGTCTCGCCCACATCGGGCACGAACGCCGCGATGTAGACCAACGCCTTGACGTTGTCCTTTCCGGCAGCGGCATTCGTGATGACGGTTCCCCCCATGGAATGTGCGACCAACACGACCGGCCCGCTGATGGAGTCCAGCAGACTCCCGATGTAGGGGGCGTCGGTGGGGATACCCCTCAGCGGGTTCGAGCCTGCGATCGTGGTGTAACCCTTGCTCTGCAGCTCCTGGATGACTCCGTTCCAGCAGGACGAATCGGCGTAGCCGCCGTGGACCAGCACGATGGTCGGCTTGGCGCCCGGCGTGGGGCTGCTGCTGGTCGCGGCCCTGGCGGTGCTCGGAGTGAGGATCGCGGCCGATGCCGCGGCGGCCGCGCCGGTGGCGATGACTCTGCGGCGGGTGAACGTGGGGCGGACGGACATGCGGATACTCCCGAGGTGGTGGGCGGAGCGGGGCGGGAAAGGGGGCCCGTTCGCTGCTACGGCTGACCGTTGAGTCCTTGGGCGGCCTGGGCGATGACGGCGGCCACGACGGCCGGCCGGGACACGTAGACGGCGTGGCTGCCGGGGGTCTCGGAGACGGTGGCCCCGGTCCGCTCGGACATGGCGCGCTGGGCGGGCGGCGGGATCATGCGGTCGTCCGTGGCGACCAGGTACCAGGACGGCTTGGCCTGCCAGGCCGGCTCGGAGACGGCCCCTTCGAGGGCCTCGACGCCCCAGGGGACCTGCGAGTCGGCCATGAACGCGGCCAGCTTCTCGGGTACGTCGGCGGCGAAGGAGGCCGCGAACCTGTCCCGGTCCAGGAACAGGAACCCGTCCTGGGGCGGCAGGATCGGCGGGACCGGCGCCCCGGGCGGCGGATCGGCGATCAGGGAGCTGACCGACTCGCCCTTGTCCGGCGCGAACGCGGCGATGTAGGCGAGCGCCGCGACGTTGGGGTGG is part of the Streptomyces sp. NBC_01262 genome and harbors:
- a CDS encoding aminotransferase-like domain-containing protein, which encodes MAAPRYKTLVDALASDIRTGRLAAGVRLPTHRGLAAREGIAVVTATRVYAELDAMGLVSREQGRGTFVRDIAVPAGQGIDQQVVATDAVDLNFNYPSLPGQADLLRHALREVATSGDLDSLLRYQPHRGRPQDRASIARHLRRRGITTDPDQVLIVSGAQHGLAVTVMAALNAGDVVAVDALTYPGFKVLAHAFHLDLAPIPATATGPDLDALEKLCATRPVRAIYTMPTLHNPLGWVMPATDRTRLIEIARQHGPLIIEDASYAYLVQDPPPPLAANAPDITVYVSGLSKNIATGLRVGFVVAPPSAVPSLERAIRATTWNTPALTTAIACRWLDDGTVDHLEAQKRHDARTRQALAREELAGLPLIGHPASYFTWLPLPDDARADRLTAALARQNISVATAEPFTTTTHTPQAIRLALGSTDLDSLRSTLRTVRRAVAEDART
- a CDS encoding DJ-1/PfpI family protein, with the protein product MHIAILTFEGYNELDSLIALGVLNRIKSDDWRVTIATPSPKVTSMNGVVIEQMSTLEEACAADAVIVGSGIATREVVEDPAIMNILRRLDPSRQLIAAQCSGALVLARLGLLHDIPACTDLITKPWVVAAGVEVLNQPFYAKENVATAGGCLASHYLAAWIIARLQGNAAAESALHYVAPVGEKEEYVERAWRNITPYLPAPVAGPRSGGVRTGAGGR
- a CDS encoding alpha/beta fold hydrolase, with product MSVRPTFTRRRVIATGAAAAASAAILTPSTARAATSSSPTPGAKPTIVLVHGGYADSSCWNGVIQELQSKGYTTIAGSNPLRGIPTDAPYIGSLLDSISGPVVLVAHSMGGTVITNAAAGKDNVKALVYIAAFVPDVGETQGELIGKFPGSEVLPVSVPVPYTKPDGTTGTDLYLSKDGQAAFAADVSTATFRLLQATQRPFDADSFTYPTQAAAWRTIPSWGLVAGRDKAIPPAAERWMYSRANFRKVVEVPTSSHVAMISHPGITARLIEEAAQATL
- a CDS encoding alpha/beta fold hydrolase, yielding MATIRNIVLVHGGFVDGSGWQGVYDHLSADGYKVAVVQNPTLSLAGDVAATRQVLDGLDGPAVLVGHSYGGVVITEAGSHPNVAALAYIAAFAPDKGESVSSLIADPPPGAPVPPILPPQDGFLFLDRDRFAASFAADVPEKLAAFMADSQVPWGVEALEGAVSEPAWQAKPSWYLVATDDRMIPPPAQRAMSERTGATVSETPGSHAVYVSRPAVVAAVIAQAAQGLNGQP